In Malania oleifera isolate guangnan ecotype guangnan chromosome 8, ASM2987363v1, whole genome shotgun sequence, a single window of DNA contains:
- the LOC131162537 gene encoding protein PHOSPHATE-INDUCED 1-like gives MATFVSSLFLLQLFLFVSLLHFTSAARQLPRSAQDPTLAFRYHNGPLLTGPLSVNLIWYGHFKPPQRAIVSDFLTSLSSPQPPMAQPSVSTWWTTVEKYYRLLNSKKPSSVVLSLGGQILDETYSLGKSLTSQQIERLAAKGEQKNAINVVLTASDVAVEGFCSSSCGRHGSSQSSRTRGGKSSRFAYIWVGNSETQCPGQCAWPFHQPIYGPQTPALLSPNNDVGLDGMVINLASLLAATTTNPFGNGYFQGVTGAPLEAGSACPGIYGKGAYPGYAGSLLLDNAGASYNAHGANGRKYLLPALFDPSTSSCSALV, from the coding sequence ATGGCTACTTTCGTTTCTTCCCTTTTCCTCCTCCAACTCTTCCTCTTCGTTTCTCTGCTTCATTTTACCTCCGCCGCCAGACAACTCCCCCGGTCGGCTCAAGACCCTACTCTTGCCTTCCGATACCATAACGGTCCTCTCCTCACCGGACCACTCTCCGTCAACCTCATCTGGTACGGCCACTTCAAGCCTCCCCAGCGCGCCATCGTCTCCGATTTCCTCACCTCCCTCTCATCTCCCCAACCCCCCATGGCCCAACCCTCGGTTTCCACCTGGTGGACTACCGTCGAGAAATACTATCGCCTCCTTAATTCTAAGAAGCCCTCTTCGGTTGTCCTCTCCCTCGGCGGTCAAATACTAGATGAGACCTACTCTCTCGGGAAATCGCTCACCAGTCAGCAGATCGAACGGCTGGCAGCGAAGGGCGAGCAGAAGAACGCCATTAACGTCGTGTTGACGGCCTCCGATGTCGCGGTCGAAGGCTTCTGCTCCAGCAGCTGCGGCAGACACGGATCGTCCCAGAGCTCCAGGACCCGAGGCGGCAAGAGCTCCAGATTTGCTTACATTTGGGTGGGTAACTCCGAGACCCAGTGCCCGGGTCAGTGCGCCTGGCCGTTCCACCAACCCATCTACGGACCCCAAACCCCGGCCTTGTTATCGCCCAACAACGACGTCGGTTTGGACGGCATGGTCATAAACCTGGCTAGCCTTTTGGCCGCAACTACTACAAACCCATTTGGAAATGGGTACTTCCAGGGGGTAACCGGGGCTCCGTTGGAGGCTGGTTCCGCTTGTCCGGGGATTTACGGAAAAGGGGCATATCCGGGTTACGCCGGAAGCCTGTTATTGGATAATGCGGGTGCCAGCTACAATGCGCATGGTGCGAATGGGAGGAAGTACCTGCTTCCCGCATTGTTTGATCCCTCCACGTCATCGTGTTCTGCGCTAGTTTAA
- the LOC131162538 gene encoding protein PHOSPHATE-INDUCED 1-like, translating into MATLVSTLLLLQLFLFVSLLHFTSAARQLPGSAQDPTLAFRYHNGPLLTGPLSVNLIWYGHFKPPQRAIVSDFLTSLSSPQPPMAQPSVSTWWTTVEKYYRLLNSKKPSSVVLSLGGQILDETYSLGKSLTSQQIERLAAKGEQKNAINVVLTASDVAVEGFCSSSCGRHGSSQSSRTRDGKSSRFAYIWVGNSETQCPGQCAWPFHQPIYGPQTPALLSPNNDVGLDGMVINLASLLAATATNPFGNGYFQGVTGAPLEAGSACPGIYGKGAYPGYAGSLLLDNAGASYNAHGANGRKYLLPALFDPSTSSCSALV; encoded by the coding sequence ATGGCTACTTTGGTTTCTACCCTTCTGCTTCTCCAACTCTTCCTCTTCGTTTCTCTGCTTCATTTCACCTCCGCCGCCAGACAACTCCCCGGGTCGGCTCAAGACCCCACTCTTGCCTTCCGATACCATAACGGTCCTCTCCTCACCGGACCACTCTCCGTCAACCTCATCTGGTACGGCCACTTCAAGCCTCCCCAGCGTGCCATCGTCTCCGATTTCCTCACCTCCCTCTCATCTCCCCAACCCCCCATGGCCCAACCCTCGGTTTCCACCTGGTGGACTACCGTCGAGAAATACTATCGCCTCCTTAATTCTAAGAAGCCCTCTTCGGTTGTCCTCTCCCTCGGCGGTCAAATACTAGATGAGACCTACTCTCTCGGGAAATCGCTCACCAGTCAGCAGATCGAACGACTGGCAGCGAAGGGCGAGCAGAAGAACGCCATTAACGTCGTGTTGACGGCCTCCGATGTCGCGGTCGAAGGCTTCTGCTCCAGCAGCTGCGGCAGACACGGATCGTCCCAGAGCTCCAGGACCCGAGACGGCAAGAGCTCCAGATTTGCTTACATTTGGGTGGGTAACTCCGAGACCCAGTGCCCGGGTCAGTGCGCCTGGCCGTTCCACCAACCCATCTACGGACCCCAAACCCCGGCCTTGTTATCGCCCAACAACGACGTCGGTTTGGACGGCATGGTCATAAACCTGGCTAGCCTTTTGGCAGCAACTGCTACAAACCCATTTGGAAATGGGTACTTCCAGGGGGTAACCGGGGCTCCGTTGGAGGCTGGTTCAGCTTGTCCGGGGATTTACGGAAAAGGGGCATATCCGGGTTACGCCGGAAGCCTGTTATTGGATAATGCGGGTGCCAGCTACAATGCGCATGGTGCGAATGGGAGGAAGTACCTGCTTCCCGCATTGTTTGATCCCTCCACGTCATCGTGTTCTGCGCTAGTTTAA